In one Coriobacteriia bacterium genomic region, the following are encoded:
- a CDS encoding MFS transporter: MDGKEFTVSEVIDRAGISAHTWVVFVLLAFAMIFDGYDFMIVNSTNTYVAPTFFAAQIAAGQPIAALTGSLTTWGLLGMVLGGAVGGILSDMIGRKKMLTIAVIFYGLFTLPQAFAPDYAFFCAFRLIAGFGVGSCIPVVTTVFSESMPSKQRGIFVTFGMAFMVMGWVIAGLVAAPVCSNPNPIIPGLCDGQITLATGATAVQNWRVCYLIGALPVVYGIILLFAMHETPHWYANHDQKDKAVARLEQIVKATRHVDVHFDANLLIVPPKPAKSGPAVLFSSKFIVATCAIWSAYFVGQFCVYGMNAWIPTWFQGNGFTAAESVTLQTWNNVAAIASNIVVGFVSDAIGRKRALWIGWVACIVAIIACSVFVPMFPGEAPVNGAPLAGAAAGNFVPCIFLMLLFGFCLNYAITAVQPLMPESYPTTLRNTGTSWCQAFARFGGSGSSIVLGAAAGLAMFQHDVNGVMSNNWSMVVLVLLIPFVLGLLCTLLFVKNTGGKTMDELQKLSEENPLSETDGNGRFWIMIAVVVINFIGCIVCPLAIPGFSKTAMALPIMLVAMLLPFIYFFVFGGLGLGKEKKAKAEGANIL; the protein is encoded by the coding sequence ATGGACGGTAAAGAGTTTACTGTTTCCGAAGTCATTGACCGCGCGGGCATTTCTGCCCACACATGGGTCGTGTTCGTTCTCTTGGCCTTCGCCATGATTTTCGACGGCTACGACTTCATGATCGTCAATTCCACCAACACCTATGTTGCACCTACGTTCTTCGCGGCTCAGATTGCTGCTGGTCAGCCCATCGCGGCTCTTACCGGCTCCCTGACCACGTGGGGCCTGCTCGGCATGGTTCTTGGTGGCGCCGTCGGAGGTATCCTCTCCGACATGATCGGTCGTAAGAAGATGCTCACGATCGCAGTTATCTTCTACGGTCTGTTCACCCTACCCCAGGCTTTCGCGCCGGATTACGCCTTCTTCTGCGCGTTCCGCCTCATCGCTGGCTTTGGTGTCGGCTCCTGCATCCCGGTTGTAACCACCGTGTTCTCCGAGAGCATGCCTTCCAAGCAGCGCGGCATTTTCGTTACCTTCGGCATGGCCTTCATGGTTATGGGTTGGGTTATCGCTGGTCTGGTTGCAGCTCCCGTCTGCTCCAACCCGAACCCGATCATCCCTGGTCTCTGCGACGGTCAGATCACGCTCGCAACTGGCGCGACTGCTGTGCAGAACTGGCGTGTCTGCTACCTGATCGGCGCTCTGCCGGTCGTCTACGGAATCATCCTGCTCTTCGCGATGCATGAGACTCCGCACTGGTATGCAAACCATGACCAGAAGGACAAGGCTGTTGCCCGTCTTGAGCAGATCGTCAAGGCTACCCGCCACGTCGATGTGCACTTCGATGCCAACCTGCTGATCGTTCCGCCCAAGCCTGCCAAGTCTGGCCCTGCGGTTCTGTTCTCCAGCAAGTTCATCGTTGCCACCTGCGCAATTTGGTCCGCTTACTTCGTCGGCCAGTTCTGCGTCTATGGCATGAACGCCTGGATTCCCACCTGGTTCCAGGGCAATGGCTTTACCGCAGCCGAGTCTGTAACCCTGCAGACCTGGAACAACGTTGCCGCTATCGCCTCGAATATCGTCGTTGGCTTTGTCTCTGACGCCATCGGCCGTAAGCGTGCACTGTGGATTGGCTGGGTCGCTTGTATCGTTGCGATCATCGCCTGCTCCGTGTTCGTCCCGATGTTCCCGGGCGAGGCTCCCGTGAATGGCGCACCCCTCGCTGGCGCTGCTGCGGGCAACTTCGTTCCCTGCATCTTCCTGATGCTCCTCTTCGGCTTCTGCCTGAACTACGCCATTACGGCTGTCCAGCCCCTGATGCCCGAGTCCTATCCCACCACGCTCCGCAACACCGGTACTTCTTGGTGCCAGGCGTTCGCTCGCTTCGGTGGTTCCGGCTCCTCCATCGTTCTCGGTGCTGCTGCCGGCCTGGCCATGTTCCAGCATGACGTCAATGGCGTTATGTCCAACAACTGGTCCATGGTTGTGCTCGTTCTGCTCATCCCGTTCGTCCTTGGTCTCCTCTGCACGCTGCTCTTCGTGAAGAACACGGGCGGAAAGACGATGGACGAGCTGCAGAAGCTCTCCGAGGAGAATCCGCTGTCCGAGACGGACGGCAATGGCCGCTTCTGGATCATGATCGCCGTGGTTGTCATCAACTTCATCGGCTGCATCGTGTGCCCGCTGGCCATCCCCGGCTTCTCCAA